The segment ATGAAAGAGTTGGCAGATCTTGAAAAGATCGTTGTGGTTTATCGTGACTACAAAACGAAAACTGCAAACTTGAAGGCCAGCAAAGAGTTGATGACGGCTGAGACCGACAACGAAATGCGTGAGCTCATCCGTGAAGAAATCAAAGAACTCGAAGCTGCGATCCCTGAGTTGGAACAGCAACTTAAGATCTTGTTGATTCCCAAAGATCCAAACGACGACAAGAACATCATCCTCGAGGTCCGTGCGGGTGCCGGTGGTGATGAAGCTTCTTTGTTCTGCGATGAGCTTTTCCGCGCTTACGTGCACTATGCTTCTACCCAGGGTTGGAAAGTCGAAATGATGTCCTTCTCTGAAGGTAACGTGGGCGGCGCTAAAGAGGTGATCGCGACGATCTCCGGCACTTCTGTTTTCAGTAAATTGAAATTCGAATCTGGTGTTCACCGCGTTCAACGTGTTCCTAAAACAGAAGCTGCGGGGCGTATTCATACTTCAACTGTAACCGTTGCGGTCATTCCTGAAGTTGAAATCAGTGACATCAAAGTCAACATGAACGACTTGCAGTTCGAGACGATGCGTTCACAAGGTTCTGGTGGTCAGTCGGTCAACAGAACTGAGTCTGCAGTCCGCGTTGTGCATATTCCAACCGGCCTTGATGTGAAGTGCCAAGAGGGTAAGTCACAGTCGTCCAATCGTGAGCGCGCAATTCAGATCCTTTACGCTAAACTTCAGCAAATCGAAGATGAAAAGAACCGTAAGCAAGCTTCCGACGCTCGTCTTGAGCAAATCGGAACCGGAGACCGCTCTGAGCGTATCCGTACTTACAACTTCCCTCAGACTCGCATCACGGACCACCGTATCGGTTTGACGATCCATCAGTTGGATTCAGTCATGGGCGGCGCATTTGAGTTGCTGATTGATCCACTCGTTGCTAACTTCCAAGCAGAGGCATTGAAACAACAGACCTCTGCAGGGTAATGAAGCTAAAAGAAGTTCTGGATAAAACCACCCAATTCTTTAAAGAAAAAGGCATTGATTCTCCTCGTCTCGATGCCGAATTGCTTTTGGCGCATGGCCTGAAGCTTGAGCGCATGCAACTTTACCTCAAATTTGATCAACCTCTGGGGGATGCAGAACTTGCTGCGTGCCGCGAACTTGTTCGTCGTCGCGTTCAGGGCGAGCCTGTCGCTTATATCTTGGGTTCAAAATATTTCTTTGGTTATAACTTTATCGTTAATTCTGCCGTGCTCATTCCACGTCCCGAGACGGAGCACATTGTTGAGTCAGCAATTGCATGGGCTCAAGATAAAGATGCCATCTATAGCATTGTCGATTTGGGCTCCGGCTCTGGAGCAATCGGTCTGACGCTTCTTAAAAAACTTCCGAATGCAAAGCTTGTAGCAGTAGATACTTCTGAGAAGGCTCTTGAAGTCGCGAAAGCCAATGCTGAAGCCTTGGGAGTAGCAGATCGCGTCCGTTTCGCTCATAGCGATGCTGCGAACGTGGACCAGGTTCTGGCCACAGTACGGGACTTTACGGGAGCAGCGGAAATTCACATCTTGGTTTCGAATCCGCCGTATATTGCGACGGACGATAAAGATGTTGAAGAAAACGTGAAAAAATTCGAACCAGAAATCGCTCTCTTCGCCCCTGAAAATGGGTTAAAGTTTCTCCTCGATTGGTCACAAAAATATGTTTCATTTCTCTCAGACAAAGCCATTGTTTTAATGGAAATGGGAATGTCTCAAGGACCAGCGATGAAAACTCACTTCGAGGGGTTAGGTGTTTTCAACAAAGTGGATGTCATCAAAGATCTTGCGAGTCTTGATCGCGTCATCAGAGGGGTAAAAAATGGATAAGATGTTAGTAACAGGCGGAGCAAGCCTGCATGGAACTGTTCACACAAGTGGTGCAAAGAATGCGGCGTTACCAATCCTCTTCTCGACGCTCTTAGCTGAGGGTGAGCACGTATTCACAAACGTTCCTGATTTGAAAGACATCGAATCTACAGCGGCATTGCTTGAGAGCCTCGGTTGCGAGACTCGTCGTGATGGCAGTACTTTCCGTGTAAAAGTGAATAAGCTTCAATCCATCGAAGCACATTATGATCTCGTTCGTAAAATGAGAGCCAGCATTCTTTGCTTGGGTCCGATCCTCACGAAATACGGTGAGGCGGTTGTATCAATGCCTGGTGGTTGCGCGATCGGAACCCGTCCGATCGATTTGCATTTAGAAGGTATGAAAGCCCTCGGTGCTGAGATCACTTTGAAAGAAGGTTACGTTCACGCAGCCGCGAAGCGCTTGCAAGGTGGAACGATCCTTTTTGAAACCACCACTGTGGGTGGAACTGAAAATGTTATGATGGCGGCAACCCTTGCAAAGGGTAAAACCATTCTTGAAAACGCAGCGAAAGAACCAGAGATCGTTGATTTAGCAGAATACCTCATCAAGATGGGTGCGAAGATCACAGGTCACGGCACGAGCATCATCACGATCGAAGGTGTTGATCAGCTGAAGCCTGCAGAACACTCCATTATGCCAGATCGTATCGAGGCAGGGACATTGTTGATCGCCGGTGCGATTACAAAAGGCGAAGTGACTGTTGAGAAGTGTGTTCCTGCTCACCTTGAGGCGTTGGTTCTCAAAATGCGCGAAGCCGGATTTAAAATTGAACAAGGTAAAACGTCACTTACTGTGATGAAGGCGAACTCTTGGGAAGCTGTGGATATTACGACGGCTCCTCACCCGCTTTTCCCGACGGACTTGCAGGCTCAGTTCATGGCCTTGATGACAGTTGCTAATGGTACGAGCGTTATCAGTGAAACGATTTTTGAAAATCGCTTCATGCACGTTCAAGAATTGATTCGCTTAGGCGCGGATATCACACCGAAAACTCGTGTGGCCGTTGTTCGCGGAAAGCCTGATGGTTTGACGGCAGCTCCGGTGATGGCGACGGACTTGCGTGCGAGTGCTTCGTTGGTGCTTGCTGGCTTGGTCGCTAAGGGCGACACGACCGTCGGTCGTATCTATCACTTGGATCGCGGTTACGAAAATCTTGAGGCGAAACTGCAAAGCTTGGGCGCGAAGATTAAGCGCGTTGAGTAGAGGTCCGCAGGGGTCTCTGCATCCTGACAATCGAGGACTCTGTCCTCGAGCTCCTGCTGCTGACGGACGTCGTGTCCGTCAGACCTTTGTATCTTTAGGACAATAGAAATAACTTTGAGTACATTTTGAAATGGCGATGTGTTTGCGAATCGGCTGATTTGCCGGCTCTGTTATTCCGTGAATTCCGGGCAAAAAAAAGCCTCGTTGGGAGGGGGTCCTTTCGAGGCTTTTGAAGGGATTAAAAAAAATGTCCCAGTCCGGAGGGGGTGGACTGAGACATCCAATGGTATCGAAGTTATTTACTAACTTCTCTAGTACCGAAACTTAGCTTCGTCTTGCAAGGCCCGTTGGCACCAAAACCAGGGAGGGGGTCCACAGTGATTGGCTGAATAACGGGTCCCGCAGGACGTTTAGGCTCAAAAACAATCTGGGATTCAGCGCGCGACACAGCAGAGATTGCTAGAACTGCCAAGATGTAGAGTGCTATGAGTGCGTTGCGAATCATTAAAGTTCTCTCCCAGTACAAACTCCTTAAAGCAACTCGCGTGCCAAAGGTTTTGACAGCTCAAAGTTCATTAAATTCAGTTTCAGATGAAAAACCACTAACTAAACTCATGAAAAGTAATTCCAGAATGGGTTTGGTGATTCCAATTTGGGACCTAAGTCTAAAGACTTTTGTAGGGACCTTTTCAGGAACTCAGCAGATGCTAGGCCGCGGCTAAAAAGCGAAATATAATCAACTATCTATGACGCGCGTTCAAA is part of the Bdellovibrionales bacterium genome and harbors:
- the murA gene encoding UDP-N-acetylglucosamine 1-carboxyvinyltransferase, translated to MDKMLVTGGASLHGTVHTSGAKNAALPILFSTLLAEGEHVFTNVPDLKDIESTAALLESLGCETRRDGSTFRVKVNKLQSIEAHYDLVRKMRASILCLGPILTKYGEAVVSMPGGCAIGTRPIDLHLEGMKALGAEITLKEGYVHAAAKRLQGGTILFETTTVGGTENVMMAATLAKGKTILENAAKEPEIVDLAEYLIKMGAKITGHGTSIITIEGVDQLKPAEHSIMPDRIEAGTLLIAGAITKGEVTVEKCVPAHLEALVLKMREAGFKIEQGKTSLTVMKANSWEAVDITTAPHPLFPTDLQAQFMALMTVANGTSVISETIFENRFMHVQELIRLGADITPKTRVAVVRGKPDGLTAAPVMATDLRASASLVLAGLVAKGDTTVGRIYHLDRGYENLEAKLQSLGAKIKRVE
- the prfA gene encoding peptide chain release factor 1, which gives rise to MFSKLAEVESRYEQVNLQLQRPDIASDQKQYRAYMKELADLEKIVVVYRDYKTKTANLKASKELMTAETDNEMRELIREEIKELEAAIPELEQQLKILLIPKDPNDDKNIILEVRAGAGGDEASLFCDELFRAYVHYASTQGWKVEMMSFSEGNVGGAKEVIATISGTSVFSKLKFESGVHRVQRVPKTEAAGRIHTSTVTVAVIPEVEISDIKVNMNDLQFETMRSQGSGGQSVNRTESAVRVVHIPTGLDVKCQEGKSQSSNRERAIQILYAKLQQIEDEKNRKQASDARLEQIGTGDRSERIRTYNFPQTRITDHRIGLTIHQLDSVMGGAFELLIDPLVANFQAEALKQQTSAG
- the prmC gene encoding peptide chain release factor N(5)-glutamine methyltransferase — protein: MKLKEVLDKTTQFFKEKGIDSPRLDAELLLAHGLKLERMQLYLKFDQPLGDAELAACRELVRRRVQGEPVAYILGSKYFFGYNFIVNSAVLIPRPETEHIVESAIAWAQDKDAIYSIVDLGSGSGAIGLTLLKKLPNAKLVAVDTSEKALEVAKANAEALGVADRVRFAHSDAANVDQVLATVRDFTGAAEIHILVSNPPYIATDDKDVEENVKKFEPEIALFAPENGLKFLLDWSQKYVSFLSDKAIVLMEMGMSQGPAMKTHFEGLGVFNKVDVIKDLASLDRVIRGVKNG